The Anas platyrhynchos isolate ZD024472 breed Pekin duck chromosome 1, IASCAAS_PekinDuck_T2T, whole genome shotgun sequence genomic sequence TTCCTTTTTTTGAGAAAACACGAACACTTCAACTGCATGATTTTCACTGGCCATCTGCAGAGCACGGGTCTGATTATAAAATAAGGCATTATTTCAAGGTCCTAAATATAACAGGTTTTGTTGAAATCCCATACTTCTTTGTTAAGACTCTTCCTACCGCTTTCATCAGGTTGCTGATTCACACGCAGCAAAGCAAGCATTTGTTCAGCTTAAGATGCTGCCGTCCTGCCTGCCAACGTGCCAGAGGTTCTCCCCTGTTCCAGAGTCAGCAGAGCAAACCTGTGCCTCAGCCACTGCAGTTCAAAGTCTGGCAGCTTAGCAAGCACCTACCATTATTATGCCTTAAGCAAATGTATCCGAATGTGAAACGGGGAGGCGGAGGGCAGACACATATTCCTTCTGCCACCTTTTTAAAGAGTGGTAATACCTTAAACATTAAAGGTAGATTTGCCAGTGCTTGCCTGTCAGAAGGCCTCCAGACAACGTGCACCTTTTAGGAAGCCTCCCAAAGTGCTACAGGCAAGAAGATAATCATCCTTTTGTTAGAGCCTGGAGAGCGAAACATGATCCTCTACATCTTTTTCCCTTACCTTTTTTGAAAGTAACTCGAAACACTGTAatgttatatatacatataaaagaTTACTGTTATTTGACTACTCTTTCTCTTCTACCTGTGTtccatttttatctcttttttttttttttctctgtatatcTTGTTTCTGAATTATTGTAATCTGTTGATTCTAATGTGAGCTTGTAGTACATTTTCTTGTCATGTGTCATAGTGGACTGAATGTCCTCCTGTGATACAGGACTGAAAGTATCTTTCTTTCTACAGTTAACCGTGTTACGTGCCCGCTTTGTGATGCAGTATGCACAAGTGTCTCCTCACTGAAAGCACACACCAGATACCGACACTGTGATGAACGTCCTTTCCGTTGTCACCTCTGTGACAGCAGGTCAGAAAATTTTAAGGCTTGTAGCTCTGTGAGCAGAACTGTAGAATTGAGTTAGTTTTTACATAGGAGTTAACAGAGATAAGAAACTTTTCAACCCTTAAAACAGTCAACTGGTCAAGGAAGAAATGTAATAGATTTAGCTGCTGTTCATCTGCCTTCATCTGTTAAAATGTTGTAGTTCATGAACTTCTGGTAAAGAAGGATTGATGTTTTAAAGGGGACTTTTCTTGGCAAGACTGTGGACTATAAGATGGTCCATGATAATGGCAAGTGGAGATGTGTGGCAGTAGTGCCTTAAGTGGTGGGTTTTGCCATTCTGAACGACTGCTGGACATTTCCTGGGAGAGTCATAATCTTCTGAGTGATTTTTCAGCCACAGGTTCACTATACCTTTTGCTGTCTGATTTTTCTGTGGtggtttcttttctgctttcatcaTATGATGCCAAACAACAAcgaaataataatatttaaaaaaaaaaatgtaaaaatataccACTGTGATGTGATAGACCAAGTTGTGTATATAAGCACTAGGCTGGCAAATTACGTGTAACTTTTGCCAGGGAAGATGAGAGGCGTAGCCTTTTTATGCTGAAAGTAGGATAAAGTAAACAAGTATTTAAGTACTCTTGTGTTCATACTGTGGGTGGACACAAGGAAACAATCTGAATTTCTAGAccagaaataatgaaatgactGATCCATAATGGACAAGAATTTTCTCAGTGTGAACTGAAAGAGAGGCTGATGCCTTGCAACATAGTTGTGGAAAAATCACCTAGATTTGGGCATGCCATGGATGTgtgggaagaaagaaggaatggaaaatgaaatacagagcACATCAAAGAGAGGTGTCTGCATTATCCCCTTTTCACAGGTGTAAAACTGAGGTAGAGAAGAGAAGTGATTTACACATATTCCGCTTTCACTTGTCATTGTCAGAGCCAAAAATTACTACCTCCCAGTCCTAAACATTAACCACAAGACTACTCCTCTGTACTATTATATCTGTTATTTGTTTTaccttgttttcagttttaagaACACATATGATCTGCATAAGCATGTTGAAACACACAATGATTCAGATGCCTACAGCTGTGATGTTGAAGGATGTGGTTTTACTTCACGGACTTCACAAACTTTGAAACAGCATTACAAGAGAGCACATGTGGTGAGTATATTAGCAGAATAGAATATATTGCTATAAGTGATCCTAAGTTTCAAATCTACATGTGTTTAGTTTCATATGAatgaaggaaatatttcatttttccatcaAATCAAGGATCTATTTGCGCATATTTCTAGGACTCTtgtaaatattataaaaataccTGATTCATCCTTCCCTATAGATTTCAATTGCTTACTTTAAGTACATACAGTTGCATACTCACAGTCTTGAATTCCAGCCAACCCCCCACATacgttctttttttcctcttctttaaaACAACATGCCAGTCCTaatctgaaatgcaaaatatttcagggATTAAAATCCAATGTCACCTTTCTCCTCACATTGATACTCCGCCCTTAGAGCTAATATGTAACCTGGAAATAGAGAAACTATAAAGCATGTAATGCTTACATCACCTCTGATCATGTGAGTCTTTCATCACAACATTAAAATATAGTTTTGGCTGCAATAGTTCATGCACATATTTTGCCTGTTTCTTCAACTTCCTGAGTTATGACCACTGCTATATTGTAAACTGTAAAGGTTTTAGAGGAACTATATTCTCACACTGCTACTGAAGATTTGTGCAGTACTGAAGGCATTAAAGACAATTTACATGTTCAATAAGGTTCCTTAAGCAGACAAGTTTGCCTAAAACTCACACATCTTAAACCTTTTTGAAGTTAACTCCCTAAAAGGTTTTTAGCTAGTGTACTTTCCCCCTTTTCAACAAAGGATTAATTGTCCTCATGTAGATGTGCAAGTCTTAAATTACTCTAACACTACTTCTTTCCAAGAGTAATGGTATTCTGAGATACAAATGCCACATCTGtcagaaatgtttctgctgGAGTTATTCATTGACCCTACATCTTCGAAAAGCACACAATCTCAGCAGTCATTCTCGTTTCAGGTATGTTACCAGTTGATTCTTGTTCAGATTataaagtaacttttttttttttttcttttttaaggttTTGTATAAGAGATCCagatatttaattaaatgtctTATGTTTGGTCCAGCTTTAACTATTCTGTGAAATATTGTGAAACAATTTATATCTTAGATTTCGCTATCATGATGGAAAACCTAGTGTAAAGATggtcaaaatgttttttgtttgtttgtttgtttgtttgttttttatagtCTTTACCACTGGGAAGTTCTTGTAACCTAGATTGTTGAAAGAATTTTGTTTTTGACCATGTAAGTTGTATCCACCAAGGAAGTAAGCTGTGCATAAATATATCAACAGCTTCTGTAGTACAAAGAAGTCACACTCTCCATTTTGGGACACACAAAATATAATTGTGAATaggtatttcttattttatatttagtgATGTGTATTTGATGAAAAATACTTATTGGAACCCTATTGCACTTGTCTCTTCatactgtgttttttgtttgagtACAACATGATAAATAGCAATCTGATTCATCTTCTAATTGCAGACATTTTCAATTTTGGCAATCATATTAGGTGGTATTTTCTGCTGTAAATACTGTGTTTGTAACCTGCATTTTCAATGCTATTCCCTTAGGTATAAAGAAGATGATGAGGGTCACATGAGTTTGAATTTAGCAGTATTTAATGCTGTCACAGGCTTAGGTCAGACTCTTAATAACAAGATGATAATAAGTAAGTCACCAGTAAGTCAAAATAGtttgggaagagaaggagggGACTCTTGCGAAAGAGAGACTTCAACAACAGAGATACTTCCCATGCAACTTCAGCCATGGTCACAAGCTACTGGAGAAAATGTTCTGGTAGAAGCAGAGTCTTCTATACTGGAGCCGGTGTACTCGGAACTTCAGACTGCAGTACAGACATTTGAAAGCTGTTCTACTTCCTCTAGAGTTGATGAAGCCACACCAGTGAATGTGAAGGAAAAACTAATAGAAATTGACCTGGGCTTGGGAATTCAGATGGCTTTCTAGTAAAACGGTGTTTTTGTGGATTTATCTGTGAAAAGCATACTCTTCAGAAGaggtgtatttatttatttattttttttaagcaaaaaataTAAGAAGTTTGCACTTTTATCCTTGTCAAAATCTTGTGTATAATACtgtcttttctctgctttcatgTTAAATTATTCTAATGTGCTTAGAGTTTATATATGCAAGACACACACAATATTATGCACATATAATATGTTCATTAATAACCCTTTGGAGAAGAAAGTTTTAAGTTTCACATATTCATATagcatatatatgtgtgtgtgtatttatttatttataaaacaaatatagcCCTTGGGGGAAAGCATTGACACAATACACAAGACAAAGTTTGAAATGGTAGGGAATACATCCCATTATTGATTACTCCACTACGTTATTTATTAGAAATCAGATAACAGCTtgtgtgatatatatatatatatataagttacATTTCTTAGCTTTATAGACTTTAACATTATTTCAAGAGTTATTACAGAGACAATTTTATAATGGACTTTTAAGCTACAATGCACtgttaaatgaaaacaatggctatgtataaataaaacagtTAAAGATGATTTTAGGATTTATGTAGAGTTTGCTGTAATTGAAATTTTATAGCTTTTTATTGGGTGCTGCAGGTACAATGACAAGAAAGCAGATGAATGATATTGGCAGCATAGCTAAAAATGCCTTCTTCGTTTCCATAAATATTTCCACATAGCCATGGTTATCCTGACCCACTAGGAAAAGTGCTTGCTAAAACATTATTAATCTGATTCTTGTATTAAGGGCACAGACAAAAAGATAGCTATCTTTCCTCAcagtaaaaattaaatctgatgttgaaaatatttttaaaataagaactgaATGAGCCCTGTACAGCTGAGAAGGTGGTGGTTAGGCAGCTATGAGACTAATTTTCAATGTATTAGCGCTGTCCCTGGAGAACCCAGAGGTAATCCATGGGAACACCTTGCTGTGCTGTCTGCAAAGCAGGAACTTTCAAGGCGGTGGTGGATGTCCACAACAAGGTGGACACTACAATCACTGTCCCTTACCAAATGATCATTTCCTTACCTAGGCAAACTGATGCTAAGGCCCCAGGACAAACAATCCAACCTGCACGTGGGTGAGCCCCCAGCCAGCAAGAAGGGAACGAGTATCAGACAGACTGGGAACAGTTTGGACAAAGATAGGCTGTCTGAAATTGAAATGAGAATGAGCTGACCGTGCAACTTCAAGGCAGCCAAGGATTCTGAGCACTTGTATTTTGAAGGATTTACACTCTGCATCTTCTGTGGAAAACTGCAGTTTtctagagagaaaagaaaaagaaatataagtCATAAACACAGATCAAAAATatcagcagtggaaatctcccaTAGCCATCTATTTCGTTTCTGCCTTGAAAGTTTCTGCTTTGCAGGCAGCTGAGATCTTTGTGCCCAGATTTTAGCATTATTAAATTATGCCTGGCTGTAAATTGTGGCAATTCAGCTGATGTTTCAAGAGCAGTTGATCCATCTGTGCAGAGGGGGCAGGCCAGACAGATGTGGGTGGTAGCCTGATTTTAATCTGCCTTTGTGCATGAATCAGAGACCCGacatttttaatactttacaATACAGGTAAAACTGACTCACGTTTCTCTGGGCAATGAATAGGCACCACTATAGCCTCTGGGACTTCCCCTGCTAAATATCAAAGGCCTGCAACAGACAACAGAGGTGTTAATGCTTCCCAAAGAAAGAGTCCTTTATAATGGAAAGTATTAGTCAACCAAAATACAGTGGAGCCTTTTCCAGATCTTTTATAATAGTTCACCAGAAGCCTCCAATCCATTATCCAACAATTTTCTCCTTTGGGCAGATGCCCATTCCTGCCTGATTTGGAGTTTGCTGCCTTCAgtgccagctgtgctgcaggtaCCAGGGTGAATTAACACAAGGCCCATTCAGGACCAGGGCTTCACACGACAGATTTAAACATGGTGTTACGGATTTGGTTTTGAGCTTGAAAGGCAAGGACATGGCCTACAAGTTCTACATTGCTGTAGCTTTGTGTGATCCcattaaattcatttttgaaGACAAAACTGTGGGGGCAGATGCAATGGGATGATCATTTGTTAATGGAAACCTATTTTGAaagttgtattttaaaataattttccataGTTATGCTGCTTAATGACACACTAGAGCCTTATGCTGTTGTGGCTTGGGTACCCGCTCCACTTAATTATTATTCACAGTGTTTGCATTCACACAAGGGCCTTACAAAGCTAAAAAGTTAAATCAATTTTCTTGTCAGTCATCTAGTCTAGAATTTGCATTCGTACTCTAGTTTAGATACAGAGGCTTTGTTAACACTGTTGTATTTACTAGACAATAGTAGTTTGTGACAATGGATTTCAAAGATACcttttcagagtttttttcaAATTGATGTTAAGATTTTGGTGTTACATTAGCACTCCAAGATGCTGGCTTGCAtgtagaaagtaaaataaaatatccatcTGAATTGAAGGACtttgaaatgatttattttttttttccctgagtttGATACCAAATTATAAAATTTTCGCGCCAGCTGTGCTTACTATAGTGAATGTACGTAAATCCATTTGGCTTTGAAAAGTGGTTTTTAGTTTCTGCTTAATTTCCACCATGACTCTGAAGTTCCCTCTCacctgccagtgctgctgtgtctGGACGGGTCCCGAGCGGTGTTTCACAGCAGTGCCCATAGAGGGTGCCTGCAGACTGGGAGCTCTGAATCACGCCACAAGTTGGTGGCACCCGGTTGCGTGCGACACGGGGCACGAGTTCAGCAAATATCTTCGTCAAACCCACACGTTATTCAGCGCTTCCCGGTAGACAGAAGCCCTGCGAAGAAGCAAGGAATCGTGCGCTGGCATCTGTGGGACCCAGCTCGAAAAACAACCTGTTGCCGAGCACATCAGGTATGAGGTGGACGTGAGTCATGAGGGACTTGTTCTCCTGGAGCCAGATCATCAGATAAAGACAGCTGGCGAAGGTCCGACGGAGTCTGTGGAACAAGCGTAGTGCATAACTGCGGGTCTGGCACGGGACCGCTGTGGATTTCAGTGGGACCAGGTTGGCCCTTGCCTCTGTGGAGGGAGAAGGAGACAGCTTGCCAGACTGGCAAAGAAACCCTTTGATGATGACCTAGGAGATGGTGCCCTGCAGCGCAGctaacagcaggaaaaaatgtaCCTAAAAATGATGGTGTCTGCCAAGAAGCAGAGCAAGACCGAGCTTGAGGAAATCATGCAGAACGCCTTTTTTGTTCTCAGAGGTCTGAGAACGAAAATTTAAAACTAGGCATTCTTCTCCCTAATACCACAGAAACAGCTCTATTATTCATTGCTTACGCTAATGTGATTAATctgattaaacttttttttttttaattgtattttttttcactttgtacAAGCTCTCTACCATCACAAACAGACTTGATAATGAGATATATTTGCAACTGAGATTGCTTAATCCTTCTCACTTAAATTCCTGAACGCAGGGCTTTTTCTTATccttgcaaatgaaaaatgttaacaaaaatAGTTCAATAGTTTCTAAGGAAGCAGttatgaaaaaatacagtatttttccttgaaaaaaaaaaaatctccaagcTGGATCATTAAGTAGTTCTATTATTTTGCACATGCTTTAAAGTGTAGCATTTGGAAGAGGAGTATTTGCTCTAATCTGGTTTTTGGCATGGAATTCCACAAAGCAAGACATGTTAAAAGCACTTTGCAAAGCCTACCTAAAGCCCTGAAATGGTAATTTTATTAAATCACATCAAATACAGAGCATATTCTGTTACTGCCTCCACAGTGAGGAGCTTATGTGATCTTAAGCAAATTATGATCTCCCTCAGTTTTTTGCACATGAAGAAGTGTCCTCAGGTTTACCAGGAAGCCACACAATTATCAACCTGTGCTCCTGTTGGCTCACATATTGCCAGCATGAGCACTAAGAACTCACTGGTGAAGGTCCAAGGATGGTCCCCAGCATGCCTTTTAATTCGTGGCTGACTTGTGTATGCTCAAGGTGTAAAGGATCTGATTCTTGGGGTGCTGAGGAGGCAGCGTCCATTCATTTAAGCTCTGAACTAGGAAATATTCATACATGTGCCTGTCTCTGGGCACTGAGAACCACAGTGTGCATTTGACTTCAGTATGATTACCTATATTGTaggtgattttttatttttttttcccagtggatATTTTAGTGTAAGAATCCCCAccctcttccttctgctctttcCACCTCCACACCACAACCCTCATTTTTTTGTGAGGGTGCACTTTGCATGAGATCAGCAAGGAATTCCTTAAACTGAGTTTGCCGCTGCATCTGCTACCGCGTGCAGTTGTGCCCCTTTCATCACCTTCTTCGGAGGCAGTTCCCTTCCAGCCTGCTTGCCTCCCTCTCTGTTGACATTAGGGAGCCTGTGGTAAGTCAGGCCAGCTTTCTCGCCTGTCTGAAAACTAAGCAAGGGAGTGGTGTGGtttgatttatttactttttttttttcttcccctcgtGTGAGATCACTGAGCTGATTCAATTACAGTTCAACCATCGAATGCTAGTACAACTGTGTGAGCACTAGTGCCAAGACAAAAGAGGGGACGGCAAACCTCCTTCAGCGATAATGTCGTTTTAGATCAGCTTAAGCCAACTGCAGTATTGCAGCGTTTGTGCATAAAAACCTAAGCCACAGCTTAAGTGTTTGAGGAGTGGATGAATAGATGGATTTATATTTCATCTTTTGGAAAGCTGCAGATCAGTGCTGGTCTGTATCAGCTCTAAAGCTGCTGTTACATAGTTGAAATCTGCTGCCCCTTCACAGAATGTCTTAGCTGTAACAAGAGCCAAGGTGCCTGCCAACCTTTTGAAGCTTTGGGCTGGTTTATTTCACACACATCAAGCAAACCTTTAGAAGGAtatccttttaaaaaagaaaaagccaaagcaCTGTATGAAATCCTGTTCTCTGGACCAAAAAATACTGCAAGCAGAGAAACTAGAGTAAGAAGGGGAGTTTTCTCTGTGATGCCTGTACATGCACATGAGAGGAGAAGTTAGACAAGACTGGTTACCTTGCCACAGAAAGATACATTAGGCTGGTTTcacatgatttgttttcaataaATCTAGTATTGTCTGCTCTTTGCCACCCTGGCTATCTGCtagcatgttttatttatttattttaactgggGAGCTGACTGCTGTGGGATTCCTTTGCCACcatctttctctgcttcttaaaGAGATCTAAGAGAtgctttctctgctcttctggtGCCCTTTTCCAGTCTTCCTACACTTCCCCAACTAAAACCTCTGAGGCTGAGTAGCTGTTCTCTAGGCACCTTaagtgtgatttttatttaggCTTAGCTTTTCTGAAAGCACTTGAGTAATCTAAATTCTCTCAGACCAGCTCTTTTGATGTTCTGTCATGAGCTCTCCGTTGCTGCTGGTGTGTGCTGAATTAGCTCTCCAGTCACAGTGCAGGTGAAAGGTACACAATCCATTTCTTGCTTAAACTCAACTGCAACCTGAGTTTTGCAtagttcattttgttttacagtttttgCCATCTGTCTAATGAAAGAGGCGCTTGAATGGTAATGTATCATTAGTGGAATAAAACACTTGGTGTGCTATTGGCAAGTCAGTCATGGACACCTCCAGAAGGCACAGTGTCCAAGGCCCTGCTTCAGCAAATTTCTTCAATTTAAACAGAGCTCCTTGAGAGCACAGAAGTCCCTCCACATGGATCCTGCTGAACCCAAATCAAAACAAGGAACAAGTCAGGAtagccaggaggaggaggtcagaCAGAGGTGTACTGTTGGGTCACGCAGGTGGCCTAAGGGTTTGTCTCTGCTCACAGTTATTTCTTGTTCCtaatgtatttatgtatatacGGTCTCATTCAGAGTAAGCAATTGTTTCGTTTAATCCAGAGTAAATTAAGCAGGAAGGAGTCCATGTGGAATAAAGCCCTGAGAACAGACTTGATGTCCCATGTCTTGGGAGTAATTAAACGTTTCTGTAGATTCTTTTAAAATGGACCTTTGCAAAGACAACAAAGTGACTTACTTATATTACCCCAGCTTTAAAACACATTGTCCTCTGTCTGTTGCCTAACCCGCCAGAGTAAATTGTACACTAACTGCCTAGAACAACAAACTCGGGTCTGATATTCgttacaacaaacaaacaggagcTTTATTAACCTTTAGCCATGTGATAGGCGTGAAGGTCACGATGCAGATAGGAGAAGCCTCCCTAGGATTACGGGATGTACCAAAGGTTGCAGGTTCCTTTTCAGCTGCAGTGTCTCAGCAACTGATTTCACCTCATCCATCGGTCCTGCAATTAGACCCCAAAAAACACTTCAGGGATTGAAGTCTGCAGCTGGGCTAATCAAAATCCCTCATGCCAAGGCAACTATAAAGCACAGACACACGAGtgtgccaggagaggtttaggttggatgttaggaagaacttctttagtGAGAGGgctgtgaggcattggaacgggctgcccagggagggggttgagtcaccatccctagaggtcttacaagatgtttagatgtagagctgagtgatacggtttagtggagggctgcttagtgttaggtcagaggccggactgggtgatcttggaggtctcttccaacctagacaatccTGTGACACTGTGAGTGCACAGCAGCACAATTCCCAGAGCCTAAGAGGCGCCGAGGACGCCCTCCGGGGCTCCCCTCACGGCAGAGCCCCGACCCCGGGGTGCAGGAGccggggaggcagcagggggcGGCCACCCCCCGGGGCCCGAGCTTCTCCTCCCCGTCgcccagggaggaggaggaggcggcggggccaGCGCCATGGCCGGGCCCGGCCCAGGAAATGACGGCGCCGCCTCCCCCATGCTCGGCCGCACCTGACTCACCTGGGCCGGCGCTGGGAGGGCGgcggagccgagccgagccgagccgtgctgagccgggcagggcagggtagGGTCGGTCTCAGCCATGGAGAGCGGCTCCCCCTGGGCCGTGGGGCTGCTGAGAGCCTTCGAGGAGAGCGAGTTCGGCAGCTGGGAGAAGATCGGCTCGGGGGGCTTCGGGCAGGTGTACAAGGTGCGCCACCTGCACTGGAAGACATGGCTCGCCATCAAGTGCTCGCCCAGCCTCCATGTGGACGAGAAGTaaggaccgggaccgggaccgggaccggggcgGGGAGGGGTGGAAGGGCTCGGCTGTGCCCGCTTTGGGAGGAGACCCCCAAAACCTCGGGGATTTtgctttcttattattttttttggttcacCTACGCAGCAAATGCGTAACAGCAGTTCAGACGCTTCCGAGGCCAAACTGGGTTGTCATGCTGTCTGCCCTGCTGGTGTACCCTTATTTTTGGGGTGGCGAAGCAGGCAACATAGCCCAGAGCCTTGGGAGCGAGTAAATGAAGCAAGCCTGGCCCCATGCACGCAGCCCATGGCAGCCACGCGTGTGGCCAGACACGGCAAAGGCAGCCTGGAAATTCGTCATTCCCCAAGCAAACGTGGCATTTATCGCACTCAGGCGAAGCCCAGGCCACCACGAGATGTGGTGGGGCTGGGAAGAGCGACGCTTGGCCGCTCGAAGCAGCTCGGCTTGGCGAGAGCTGCAGCGTGCGCCCGCCTGTTCGCTTGGGGCTGCTCGCAAGGCGTTTTGCCCTGCCGCGGTCCGGTGCTTCGGTCCTTGTGAAAGGAGTGGAAACACAGAATGGGGTCTGGAGGCTCCTTGCCCCTTGCCAGGGCAAGGCACTGTGTGGTGGGAACGTGCTGCAGCTCGGCCGCCCCCGATGGAGGGCACGGCACGATCCCAAATGAAGGGGGCCAGAGGGTTTTGGGATGCACTTCGGAAGCGTCCCGCTGGTCTAAGGGACAGCGGCGACTTCCCGGCAGGTCAGCATCtgtgcaggaggtggggagcgtGGCCAAGTCTTGCCGATGGAGCTTTTCCAGCTCCACCTCGATCTCTGGGATCTCCGCCAGCCCACGAGCTGATTCTGCAGCTCGCTCCGTGGGGTGTGAGGTGGTTGAGTCGCAGAAGGTTTCCCGTGCTGCAGTATTATTTGTGGAATATGTTTAGAAACGTATTCAAAAGTTAATTTTTAGAGTGTAGCAGAAAGGATGTCGCCGCCTATTGTAATGTGAAGGATTAATTTTGAGAGATGCTACCAAATCTCTGTACCGGTATTCGGTGTGCAATAGAGATCCACCCGTCTGTCAGTGGTTGTGAGGTTTGCAGATGTGAGAGAGATTGTATGGACGTGATGTATGGTGAACAAAAATTCTGTGGGAATCTGGGACCTTTGAGGGCGGGGgactcctgcagcacccagctcaTTTTGGCAATCCAGTTACTGAAAGATGGGTTCATTTGTTTTactacagaatatatttcatgCACTTAAGGGGAGTGTTAATTAGAAGTTGGAGGGGTCCCTGGCCTTtgaaaaagctgtttctgcagAATAAAACTGAGCTGAGATTGTGAAttcggggtggggggggggggtggaggggggggcaggcacagacaaaataaaacaccgCCCCTGTAGTTCACAGGCTGTTCGAGCTGGTTGAAACAAGCCTGTATAATTAAACTGTTAATCCAGGAGGTTCACTTGACAAGCCATTTCTTGGAACTGTCTGGAGACGCAGAGTTAAAATTACAAGTGATATCAGAAACAGTAACTGCatagcacagaagctttctttctttatttggtacCACATTAATACCC encodes the following:
- the LOC101796186 gene encoding histone H4 transcription factor isoform X2; translated protein: MAPGSKFKNSEMILPCEWEECLFVGKCMEEFCDHVAGHLKEYLQHPLETAEHYRCWWRNCEFGAKDPRELITHVNFHSYHTKLKFVGSRLRALHRDLPACLLTSRSWHQLPQTSEEFVCNWENCNVTFNNPEWFYQHVAHHAYATEEKTVTDQKKAVYCHWKDCLGVFKGKHKLWDHLRTHTQERVVACPTCGGMFSNNTKFFDHVKRQVSEDKQIFVCQNCHKHFASERLLRDHMRVHVNRVTCPLCDAVCTSVSSLKAHTRYRHCDERPFRCHLCDSSFKNTYDLHKHVETHNDSDAYSCDVEGCGFTSRTSQTLKQHYKRAHVSNGILRYKCHICQKCFCWSYSLTLHLRKAHNLSSHSRFRYKEDDEGHMSLNLAVFNAVTGLGQTLNNKMIISKSPVSQNSLGREGGDSCERETSTTEILPMQLQPWSQATGENVLVEAESSILEPVYSELQTAVQTFESCSTSSRVDEATPVNVKEKLIEIDLGLGIQMAF
- the LOC101796186 gene encoding histone H4 transcription factor isoform X3 is translated as MAAMAPGSKFKNSEMILPCEWEECLFVGKCMEEFCDHVAGHLKEYLQHPLETAEHYRCWWRNCEFGAKDPRELITHVNFHSYHTKLKFVGSRLRALHRDLPACLLTSRSWHQLPQTSEEFVCNWENCNVTFNNPEWFYQHVAHHAYATEEKTVTDQKKAVYCHWKDCLGVFKGKHKLWDHLRTHTQERVVACPTCGGMFSNNTKFFDHVKRQVSEDINRVTCPLCDAVCTSVSSLKAHTRYRHCDERPFRCHLCDSSFKNTYDLHKHVETHNDSDAYSCDVEGCGFTSRTSQTLKQHYKRAHVSNGILRYKCHICQKCFCWSYSLTLHLRKAHNLSSHSRFRYKEDDEGHMSLNLAVFNAVTGLGQTLNNKMIISKSPVSQNSLGREGGDSCERETSTTEILPMQLQPWSQATGENVLVEAESSILEPVYSELQTAVQTFESCSTSSRVDEATPVNVKEKLIEIDLGLGIQMAF
- the LOC101796186 gene encoding histone H4 transcription factor isoform X1 yields the protein MAAMAPGSKFKNSEMILPCEWEECLFVGKCMEEFCDHVAGHLKEYLQHPLETAEHYRCWWRNCEFGAKDPRELITHVNFHSYHTKLKFVGSRLRALHRDLPACLLTSRSWHQLPQTSEEFVCNWENCNVTFNNPEWFYQHVAHHAYATEEKTVTDQKKAVYCHWKDCLGVFKGKHKLWDHLRTHTQERVVACPTCGGMFSNNTKFFDHVKRQVSEDKQIFVCQNCHKHFASERLLRDHMRVHVNRVTCPLCDAVCTSVSSLKAHTRYRHCDERPFRCHLCDSSFKNTYDLHKHVETHNDSDAYSCDVEGCGFTSRTSQTLKQHYKRAHVSNGILRYKCHICQKCFCWSYSLTLHLRKAHNLSSHSRFRYKEDDEGHMSLNLAVFNAVTGLGQTLNNKMIISKSPVSQNSLGREGGDSCERETSTTEILPMQLQPWSQATGENVLVEAESSILEPVYSELQTAVQTFESCSTSSRVDEATPVNVKEKLIEIDLGLGIQMAF
- the LOC101796186 gene encoding histone H4 transcription factor isoform X4, with the translated sequence MAAMAPGSKFKNSEMILPCEWEECLFVGKCMEEFCDHVAGHLKEYLQHPLETAEHYRCWWRNCEFGAKDPRELITHVNFHSYHTKLKFVGSRLRALHRDLPACLLTSRSWHQLPQTSEEFVCNWENCNVTFNNPEWFYQHVAHHAYATEEKTVTDQKKAVYCHWKEQIFVCQNCHKHFASERLLRDHMRVHVNRVTCPLCDAVCTSVSSLKAHTRYRHCDERPFRCHLCDSSFKNTYDLHKHVETHNDSDAYSCDVEGCGFTSRTSQTLKQHYKRAHVSNGILRYKCHICQKCFCWSYSLTLHLRKAHNLSSHSRFRYKEDDEGHMSLNLAVFNAVTGLGQTLNNKMIISKSPVSQNSLGREGGDSCERETSTTEILPMQLQPWSQATGENVLVEAESSILEPVYSELQTAVQTFESCSTSSRVDEATPVNVKEKLIEIDLGLGIQMAF
- the LOC101796186 gene encoding histone H4 transcription factor isoform X6 gives rise to the protein MAAMAPGSKFKNSEMILPCEWEECLFVGKCMEEFCDHVAGHLKEYLQHPLETAEHYRCWWRNCEFGAKDPRELITHVNFHSYHTKLKFVGSRLRALHRDLPACLLTSRSWHQLPQTSEEFVCNWENCNVTFNNPEWFYQHVAHHAYATEEKTVTDQKKAVYCHWKVNRVTCPLCDAVCTSVSSLKAHTRYRHCDERPFRCHLCDSSFKNTYDLHKHVETHNDSDAYSCDVEGCGFTSRTSQTLKQHYKRAHVSNGILRYKCHICQKCFCWSYSLTLHLRKAHNLSSHSRFRYKEDDEGHMSLNLAVFNAVTGLGQTLNNKMIISKSPVSQNSLGREGGDSCERETSTTEILPMQLQPWSQATGENVLVEAESSILEPVYSELQTAVQTFESCSTSSRVDEATPVNVKEKLIEIDLGLGIQMAF